Proteins encoded within one genomic window of Nomia melanderi isolate GNS246 chromosome 8, iyNomMela1, whole genome shotgun sequence:
- the Prp39 gene encoding pre-mRNA processing factor 39, producing MSSASGDETEIALNEPVRRTRSSRTRKTAVVAKKSPVKKLLARATRSPKKVQEIEEIEEEESVFQGEVVMESIPENGVQRFTDIIQQHDEDESSMLHLELDDSTDAAVHEINMNQSVQIEEDQENVPDSETSESQIDHSTVVSDHMIIEESSMDKVDMLNDQEQIDMEGQDTSNDETNQRVLIDFQEVITDDGEPITQVTEILESEEIEPENVLTEDAGIEVMEVDDSQQEVSEVVENVTEMLPDRTEETEISEITEVMDADAECSPRSTIKKTEPDTEAVSEDELPTEAAAKEPETEAVSDEELPAAAPADLGETESVSEDELPPDSEKKKKSGMKAMSKTPEKKNKTEGGSKRKLNAEGEYDPSSPTSENNDETPAKKVALSTETEVGDNKQETKPASPKKKTLPELEKYWKAVNEDPSDFTGWTYLLQYVDQENDAEAAREAYTKFLERYPYCYGYWRKFADYEKKKGNPENVQRVFDQGLKAISLSVDLWLHYINHCKTVYEKDEEKLREQYERAIQACGLEFRSDRLWESYIKWELEGKRFSRVTALYDRLLCTPTLGYISHFDAFQEFVSSNLPNRILSVDDFLALRAEVKALLKSDDNSTTSATDDAPPGEEPPPHELPPTDEETRAIREKIISSRRKMHKANIIAVAARWSFEEGIKRPYFHVKPLERCQLKNWKEYLDFEIEQKDQNRIIILFERCLIACALYDEFWMLFVRYLESLKGDNVEKIRDVYSRACMVHHPKKPNLHLQWATFEEGQGNFEKAASILENIDNVLPNMLQVAYRRINLERRRGDLDKACILYENYISNSKNRTIANNIAVKYARFLCKVKNDVDKAIKVLLKATEKDKDNPRLYLQLIDLGMQRTPVDTQEIVGYMDMFIEREHADLEQRVLFAQRKVEFLEDFSPDIRQVLKAHEQFQKCIKQAKERKKTKSDDTKADTSPPKKVKTGDQSSIPPPPSVSSQSSYQYSSGPSGPYQSQQQFQSSQYGGQGGYQQGYQQYPPPSDPNYANYNWQYGQGGPQAYGPYNQWGSYNYY from the exons ATGTCGTCCGCGAGTGGTGATGAGACCGAGATTGCTTTAAATGAACCCG TACGACGCACGAGGTCTAGTCGTACGCGTAAGACCGCCGTTGTGGCGAAGAAATCGCCCGTGAAGAAACTTCTGGCAAGGGCAACACGTTCGCCGAAAAAAGTACAGGAAATCGAAGAGATCGAA GAGGAGGAGTCCGTGTTCCAAGGGGAAGTTGTTATGGAAAGCATTCCAGAaaatggagtgcaaaggttcaCCGATATAATCCAGCAGCACGACGAAGATGAATCGTCTATGTTACACTTAGAACTGGACGATTCCACCGATGCTGCTGTTCATGAAATTAATATGAATCAAAGTGTGCAGATAGAAGAAGATCAGGAAAATGTCCCTGATTCCGAGACATCCGAATCTCAAATT GATCATTCCACCGTGGTGTCAGATCATATGATTATAGAAGAGAGCAGTATGGACAAAGTTGACATGTTAAATGACCAAGAACAAATCGATATGGAGGGACAAGATACAAGTAACGACGAGACAAATCAACGCGTGTTAATAGATTTCCAAGAAGTAATAACCGACGACGGGGAACCTATAACACAAGTAACAGAAATTTTGGAGTCTGAGGAAATTGAGCCTGAAAATGTTTTAACCGAAGATGCTGGAATTGAAGTTATGGAAGTAGACGATTCTCAACAAGAAGTATCAGAAGTTGTGGAGAATGTTACAGAAATGTTGCCGGATAGAACAGAAGAAACGGAAATATCCGAAATTACAGAGGTAATGGATGCTGATGCAGAGTGCTCGCCTCGAAGTACTATTAAGAAAACAGAACCAGACACAGAGGCCGTGTCCGAGGATGAGTTACCTACCGAAGCTGCAGCAAAG GAGCCTGAAACGGAAGCGGTGTCCGACGAAGAACTACCAGCTGCGGCGCCTGCAGACTTGGGAGAAACAGAATCTGTTTCGGAGGATGAACTACCACCGGATagtgaaaagaagaagaagagcggGATGAAAGCTATGAGCAAGACTCccgagaagaaaaataaaacggaaGGCGGAA GTAAACGGAAGTTGAACGCAGAAGGGGAATACGATCCTAGTTCACCGACGTCTGAAAATAACGATGAAACGCCAGCCAAGAAGGTGGCACTTTCAACTGAAACGGAAGTCGGGGATAATAAACAAGAAACTAAACCAGCATCTCCAAAGAAAAAGACTCTACCCGAACTAGAAAAGTATTGGAAGGCAGTTAACGAGGATCCATCAGATTTCACGGGATGGACGTATCTCCTTCAGTACGTTGATCAAGAA AACGATGCGGAAGCTGCCCGCGAAGCTTATACCAAATTTTTGGAGCGTTATCCATATTGCTACGGTTACTGGAGAAAGTTCGCTGATTACGAGAAGAAGAAAGGCAACCCCGAAAATGTCCAAAGG GTATTCGACCAAGGTTTGAAAGCTATTTCGCTCAGTGTCGACCTTTGGCTCCATTACATCAACCACTGCAAAACCGTCTACGAAAAGGATGAAGAAAAGCTTCGAGAACAATACGAAAGAGCTATTCAAGCGTGTGGTCTTGAGTTTAG ATCTGATCGTCTTTGGGAAAGTTACATAAAGTGGGAGTTGGAAGGTAAACGCTTCAGTCGAGTAACAGCACTGTACGATCGATTGCTGTGTACACCTACGCTTGGTTACATCTCTCATTTCGACGCATTTCAAGAATTTGTATCTTCAAATTTGCCAAACCGTATTTTAAGCGTTGACGACTTTCTCGCGTTACGCGCCGAGGTGAAGGCACTCTTGAAATCTGACGACAATAGCACTACCTCTGCAACAGACGATGCACCGCCTGGAGAAGAACCACCACCACATGAACTTCCACCTACCGACGAGGAAACTCGCGCCATTAGAGAAAAAATTATCAGTAGCAGACGTAAAATGCACAAAGCAAATATTATTGCAGTTGCCGCGAGATGGTCCTTCGAGGAGGGa aTTAAAAGGCCTTATTTCCACGTGAAACCTTTGGAACGATGTCAGTTGAAAAACTGGAAAGAATATCTGGATTTTGAAATCGAGCAAAAAGATCAGAACcggataattattttattcgaaaggtGTTTGATAGCCTGTGCTCTGTACGATGAGTTTTGGATGCTA TTCGTTCGTTATTTGGAATCCTTGAAGGGTGACAACGTAGAGAAGATAAGAGACGTGTATTCTAGAGCGTGTATGGTGCATCATCCAAAGAAACCAAATTTGCATCTACAATGGGCGACGTTTGAGGAGGGCCAGGGGAATTTCGAGAAAGCTGCGAGCATATTGGAGAATATCGATAATGTATTACCAAATATGTTACAAGTGGCGTATCGAAGAATAAATTTGGAACGGAGGAGGGGAGATTTGGACAAAGCCTGtatattgtatgaaaattacatTAGCAATAGTAAAAACAGAACAATCGCAAATAACATCGCAGTGAAGTACGCACGGTTTTTGTGTAAAGTGAAAAACGATGTAGATAAAGCGATTAAAGTATTACTAAAAGCCACAGAGAAGGACAAAGATAATCCAAGACTTTATTTACAATTGATCGATTTGGGAATGCAAAGAACTCCTGTTGACACTCAAGAAATTGTAGGGTATATGGATATGTTCATAGAACGCGAACACGCCGATCTTGAACAGCGAGTACTTTTTGCACAGCGTAAAGTAGAATTCCTTGAAGATTTTAGCCCGGACATTCGACAGGTGTTGAAAGCCCACGAACAATTTCAGAAATGCATTAAACAggcgaaagaacgaaagaagacGAAAAGCGACGACACTAAAGC AGATACTTCTCCACCAAAGAAAGTGAAAACTGGTGACCAATCGAGCATACCACCACCACCTTCCGTCAGTTCACAGTCATCTTATCAATACAGTAGCGGCCCAAGCGGACCTTACCAATCGCAGCAGCAATTTCAAAGCAGTCAGTACGGTGGACAGGGTGGATATCAACAGGGCTATCAACAGTATCCACCTCCGTCAGACCCTAATTACGCCAATTATAATTGGCAGTACGGGCAAGGCGGACCTCAGGCGTACGGACCTTACAATCAGTGGGgatcttataattattattag
- the spas gene encoding spastin isoform X1: MSYSDGGRPIRKFGTKSPKKLCVTKNENNDKTTTTINCNSHHHNHCHHNHRFLDTPQPSVHKRNLYIVSFPLILLFNVLRTLLYQLFVVFKYLYTSTSQLIQRRQASKQSCQLEIVVGQKSVETINNNLNNSGQTENEGMSQIPRRSIGPGPGDPLFAKQKHHHRRAFEFISKALKIDEDNEGQKEMAIELYKKGIGELEKGIAIECSGGRGEVWEHAQRLHDKMRTNLAMAKDRLDFLVSVCELKNMDISNDCHGPGNKADTEHPGKNLRARRNIHTLQTTRSSLNTNHTKNTNSTQTVNIGQNTCTQIPKLRPRSPKNYCAHSEASGRKLSVPGKRVGTAISKSQTLPRSMGRSPPVQSCHRVAPVKPTSTPPSVKRQLSVPGNGSPIRRPGTPTATNSNRGTPTRKVPILKGVDPKLAQVIVDEILEGGAAVHWEDIAGQETAKQALQEMVILPSLRPELFTGLRTPARGLLLFGPPGNGKTLLARAVATQCNATFFSISAASLTSKYVGEGEKLVRALFAIARELQPSVIFIDEVDSLLSERKDNEHEASRRLKTEFLVEFDGLPCNPEERVLVMAATNRPQELDEAVLRRFTKRVYVTLPDLRTRIILLKRLLAKHNDPLTPEELNDMAILTEGYSGSDLTGLAKDAALGPIRELNPDQVKELDLNSVRNITMQDFRDSLKRIRRSVSPASLAAYEKWSLEYGDVSL; this comes from the exons ATGTCTTACAGCGATGGCGGTCGCCCGATCCGAAAATTCGGCACCAAATCGCCGAAAAAGCTTTGCGTGACCAAAAATGAGAATAACGATAAAACTACGACCACTATTAATTGCAACAGTCATCATCACAATCATTGCCACCATAATCACCGATTTCTCGACACTCCTCAACCGTCGGTACACAAACGTAATCTCTACATTGTTTCTTTCCCCTTGATACTGCTTTTCAATGTTCTGCGAACGCTTCTTTATCAATTGTTCGTGGTGTTTAAGTATTTGTATACATCCACGTCTCAGCTGATCCAACGAAGACAGGCTTCCAAGCAAAGCTGCCAATTGGAGATAGTAGTCGGTCAAAAGTCCGTTGaaactataaataacaatttgaataattctgGACAAACAGAGAATGAAGGAATGTCGCAAATACCTAGAAGATCTATAGGTCCTGGACCTGGGGACCCGCTGTTTGCAAAACAAAAACATCATCATCGTAGAGCTTTTGAATTTATTAGTAAAGCGTTGAAAATTGACGAGGATAATGAAG gCCAGAAGGAAATGGCGATTGAACTGTACAAGAAAGGTATCGGAGAATTGGAGAAAGGAATAGCCATAGAATGCAGCGGTGGCCGTGGAGAAGTATGGGAACATGCTCAGAGGTTGCATGATAAAATGCGCACTAACTTAGCAATGGCAAAGGACAGACTGGACTTCCTTG TGAGTGTGTGTGAGCTGAAAAACATGGATATCTCCAATGATTGTCACGGTCCTGGAAATAAAGCGGACACCGAACATCCAGGAAAGAATCTGAGGGCTCGTCGCAATATACACACACTACAAACAACTCGATCTTCTTTAAACACAAATCATACAAAGAACACAAACAGTACACAAACAGTGAATATAGGGCAGAATACATGTACCCAAATTCCCAAGTTAAGGCCACGTTCACCAAAAAACTATTGTGCCCATTCTGAAG CGTCCGGAAGAAAATTATCTGTTCCCGGAAAAAGAGTCGGTACAGCTATAAGTAAGAGTCAGACGCTGCCTCGAAGTATGGGTCGATCACCGCCAGTTCAATCTTGCCATCGAGTTGCACCTGTTAAGCCAACGTCTACACCACCCTCCGTAAAAAGACAATTGTCTGTACCTGGAAATGGTTCGCCTATAAGGAGGCCGGGCACGCCTACTGCAACAAATAGTAATAGAGGAACGCCTACTAGAAAAGTACCTATTTTAAAGGGTGTGGATCCAAAGCTTGCACAAGTTATCGTAGATGAAATTTTAGAGGGAGGGGCAGCAGTACATTGGGAAGATATTGCTGGCCAAGAG ACTGCAAAACAAGCGTTACAAGAAATGGTAATCTTACCTTCGTTGAGACCAGAATTGTTTACTGGTCTAAGGACACCAGCCAGGGGACTGTTGCTGTTCGGTCCACCGGGTAACGGGAAGACGTTGCTCGCGCGTGCGGTGGCTACTCAGTGCAATGCTACGTTCTTTTCAATATCTGCTGCTAGTCTTACGTCAAAGTATGTCGGGGAAGGAGAAAAATTAGTGAGAGCTCTTTTCGCTATAGCGCGAGAGTTACAGCCATCTGTGATCTTTATCGACGAAGTGGATTCGCTGTTAAGTGAACGTAAAGATAACGAACATGAAGCCTCGAG GCGGTTGAAAACAGAGTTTTTAGTTGAATTCGATGGGTTACCGTGTAATCCGGAAGAAAGAGTGCTGGTCATGGCTGCTACGAATAGACCTCAAGAATTAGACGAAGCTGTCTTAAGAAGATTCACGAAACGCGTGTACGTCACATTGCCCGATTTGCGGACGAGAATCATTTTGTTGAAACGACTTTTAGCTAAACATAACGATCCGCTGACGCCAGAAGAGCTAAATGACATGGCAATTTTGACGGAAGGATATTCCGGCAGCGACTTGACAGGCTTAGCCAAAGATGCAGCGCTTGGTCCTATTAGAG AGCTCAATCCAGATCAAGTAAAGGAACTGGATCTAAACTCAGTGCGCAACATCACAATGCAAGATTTCCGTGATTCGCTGAAACGAATCCGTAGATCGGTATCACCCGCGAGTTTGGCAGCGTACGAGAAATGGAGTTTGGAGTACGGTGACGTAAGTCTATGA
- the spas gene encoding spastin isoform X2 translates to MSYSDGGRPIRKFGTKSPKKLCVTKNENNDKTTTTINCNSHHHNHCHHNHRFLDTPQPSVHKRNLYIVSFPLILLFNVLRTLLYQLFVVFKYLYTSTSQLIQRRQASKQSCQLEIVVGQKSVETINNNLNNSGQTENEGMSQIPRRSIGPGPGDPLFAKQKHHHRRAFEFISKALKIDEDNEGQKEMAIELYKKGIGELEKGIAIECSGGRGEVWEHAQRLHDKMRTNLAMAKDRLDFLASGRKLSVPGKRVGTAISKSQTLPRSMGRSPPVQSCHRVAPVKPTSTPPSVKRQLSVPGNGSPIRRPGTPTATNSNRGTPTRKVPILKGVDPKLAQVIVDEILEGGAAVHWEDIAGQETAKQALQEMVILPSLRPELFTGLRTPARGLLLFGPPGNGKTLLARAVATQCNATFFSISAASLTSKYVGEGEKLVRALFAIARELQPSVIFIDEVDSLLSERKDNEHEASRRLKTEFLVEFDGLPCNPEERVLVMAATNRPQELDEAVLRRFTKRVYVTLPDLRTRIILLKRLLAKHNDPLTPEELNDMAILTEGYSGSDLTGLAKDAALGPIRELNPDQVKELDLNSVRNITMQDFRDSLKRIRRSVSPASLAAYEKWSLEYGDVSL, encoded by the exons ATGTCTTACAGCGATGGCGGTCGCCCGATCCGAAAATTCGGCACCAAATCGCCGAAAAAGCTTTGCGTGACCAAAAATGAGAATAACGATAAAACTACGACCACTATTAATTGCAACAGTCATCATCACAATCATTGCCACCATAATCACCGATTTCTCGACACTCCTCAACCGTCGGTACACAAACGTAATCTCTACATTGTTTCTTTCCCCTTGATACTGCTTTTCAATGTTCTGCGAACGCTTCTTTATCAATTGTTCGTGGTGTTTAAGTATTTGTATACATCCACGTCTCAGCTGATCCAACGAAGACAGGCTTCCAAGCAAAGCTGCCAATTGGAGATAGTAGTCGGTCAAAAGTCCGTTGaaactataaataacaatttgaataattctgGACAAACAGAGAATGAAGGAATGTCGCAAATACCTAGAAGATCTATAGGTCCTGGACCTGGGGACCCGCTGTTTGCAAAACAAAAACATCATCATCGTAGAGCTTTTGAATTTATTAGTAAAGCGTTGAAAATTGACGAGGATAATGAAG gCCAGAAGGAAATGGCGATTGAACTGTACAAGAAAGGTATCGGAGAATTGGAGAAAGGAATAGCCATAGAATGCAGCGGTGGCCGTGGAGAAGTATGGGAACATGCTCAGAGGTTGCATGATAAAATGCGCACTAACTTAGCAATGGCAAAGGACAGACTGGACTTCCTTG CGTCCGGAAGAAAATTATCTGTTCCCGGAAAAAGAGTCGGTACAGCTATAAGTAAGAGTCAGACGCTGCCTCGAAGTATGGGTCGATCACCGCCAGTTCAATCTTGCCATCGAGTTGCACCTGTTAAGCCAACGTCTACACCACCCTCCGTAAAAAGACAATTGTCTGTACCTGGAAATGGTTCGCCTATAAGGAGGCCGGGCACGCCTACTGCAACAAATAGTAATAGAGGAACGCCTACTAGAAAAGTACCTATTTTAAAGGGTGTGGATCCAAAGCTTGCACAAGTTATCGTAGATGAAATTTTAGAGGGAGGGGCAGCAGTACATTGGGAAGATATTGCTGGCCAAGAG ACTGCAAAACAAGCGTTACAAGAAATGGTAATCTTACCTTCGTTGAGACCAGAATTGTTTACTGGTCTAAGGACACCAGCCAGGGGACTGTTGCTGTTCGGTCCACCGGGTAACGGGAAGACGTTGCTCGCGCGTGCGGTGGCTACTCAGTGCAATGCTACGTTCTTTTCAATATCTGCTGCTAGTCTTACGTCAAAGTATGTCGGGGAAGGAGAAAAATTAGTGAGAGCTCTTTTCGCTATAGCGCGAGAGTTACAGCCATCTGTGATCTTTATCGACGAAGTGGATTCGCTGTTAAGTGAACGTAAAGATAACGAACATGAAGCCTCGAG GCGGTTGAAAACAGAGTTTTTAGTTGAATTCGATGGGTTACCGTGTAATCCGGAAGAAAGAGTGCTGGTCATGGCTGCTACGAATAGACCTCAAGAATTAGACGAAGCTGTCTTAAGAAGATTCACGAAACGCGTGTACGTCACATTGCCCGATTTGCGGACGAGAATCATTTTGTTGAAACGACTTTTAGCTAAACATAACGATCCGCTGACGCCAGAAGAGCTAAATGACATGGCAATTTTGACGGAAGGATATTCCGGCAGCGACTTGACAGGCTTAGCCAAAGATGCAGCGCTTGGTCCTATTAGAG AGCTCAATCCAGATCAAGTAAAGGAACTGGATCTAAACTCAGTGCGCAACATCACAATGCAAGATTTCCGTGATTCGCTGAAACGAATCCGTAGATCGGTATCACCCGCGAGTTTGGCAGCGTACGAGAAATGGAGTTTGGAGTACGGTGACGTAAGTCTATGA
- the spas gene encoding spastin isoform X3 has protein sequence MSQIPRRSIGPGPGDPLFAKQKHHHRRAFEFISKALKIDEDNEGQKEMAIELYKKGIGELEKGIAIECSGGRGEVWEHAQRLHDKMRTNLAMAKDRLDFLVSVCELKNMDISNDCHGPGNKADTEHPGKNLRARRNIHTLQTTRSSLNTNHTKNTNSTQTVNIGQNTCTQIPKLRPRSPKNYCAHSEASGRKLSVPGKRVGTAISKSQTLPRSMGRSPPVQSCHRVAPVKPTSTPPSVKRQLSVPGNGSPIRRPGTPTATNSNRGTPTRKVPILKGVDPKLAQVIVDEILEGGAAVHWEDIAGQETAKQALQEMVILPSLRPELFTGLRTPARGLLLFGPPGNGKTLLARAVATQCNATFFSISAASLTSKYVGEGEKLVRALFAIARELQPSVIFIDEVDSLLSERKDNEHEASRRLKTEFLVEFDGLPCNPEERVLVMAATNRPQELDEAVLRRFTKRVYVTLPDLRTRIILLKRLLAKHNDPLTPEELNDMAILTEGYSGSDLTGLAKDAALGPIRELNPDQVKELDLNSVRNITMQDFRDSLKRIRRSVSPASLAAYEKWSLEYGDVSL, from the exons ATGTCGCAAATACCTAGAAGATCTATAGGTCCTGGACCTGGGGACCCGCTGTTTGCAAAACAAAAACATCATCATCGTAGAGCTTTTGAATTTATTAGTAAAGCGTTGAAAATTGACGAGGATAATGAAG gCCAGAAGGAAATGGCGATTGAACTGTACAAGAAAGGTATCGGAGAATTGGAGAAAGGAATAGCCATAGAATGCAGCGGTGGCCGTGGAGAAGTATGGGAACATGCTCAGAGGTTGCATGATAAAATGCGCACTAACTTAGCAATGGCAAAGGACAGACTGGACTTCCTTG TGAGTGTGTGTGAGCTGAAAAACATGGATATCTCCAATGATTGTCACGGTCCTGGAAATAAAGCGGACACCGAACATCCAGGAAAGAATCTGAGGGCTCGTCGCAATATACACACACTACAAACAACTCGATCTTCTTTAAACACAAATCATACAAAGAACACAAACAGTACACAAACAGTGAATATAGGGCAGAATACATGTACCCAAATTCCCAAGTTAAGGCCACGTTCACCAAAAAACTATTGTGCCCATTCTGAAG CGTCCGGAAGAAAATTATCTGTTCCCGGAAAAAGAGTCGGTACAGCTATAAGTAAGAGTCAGACGCTGCCTCGAAGTATGGGTCGATCACCGCCAGTTCAATCTTGCCATCGAGTTGCACCTGTTAAGCCAACGTCTACACCACCCTCCGTAAAAAGACAATTGTCTGTACCTGGAAATGGTTCGCCTATAAGGAGGCCGGGCACGCCTACTGCAACAAATAGTAATAGAGGAACGCCTACTAGAAAAGTACCTATTTTAAAGGGTGTGGATCCAAAGCTTGCACAAGTTATCGTAGATGAAATTTTAGAGGGAGGGGCAGCAGTACATTGGGAAGATATTGCTGGCCAAGAG ACTGCAAAACAAGCGTTACAAGAAATGGTAATCTTACCTTCGTTGAGACCAGAATTGTTTACTGGTCTAAGGACACCAGCCAGGGGACTGTTGCTGTTCGGTCCACCGGGTAACGGGAAGACGTTGCTCGCGCGTGCGGTGGCTACTCAGTGCAATGCTACGTTCTTTTCAATATCTGCTGCTAGTCTTACGTCAAAGTATGTCGGGGAAGGAGAAAAATTAGTGAGAGCTCTTTTCGCTATAGCGCGAGAGTTACAGCCATCTGTGATCTTTATCGACGAAGTGGATTCGCTGTTAAGTGAACGTAAAGATAACGAACATGAAGCCTCGAG GCGGTTGAAAACAGAGTTTTTAGTTGAATTCGATGGGTTACCGTGTAATCCGGAAGAAAGAGTGCTGGTCATGGCTGCTACGAATAGACCTCAAGAATTAGACGAAGCTGTCTTAAGAAGATTCACGAAACGCGTGTACGTCACATTGCCCGATTTGCGGACGAGAATCATTTTGTTGAAACGACTTTTAGCTAAACATAACGATCCGCTGACGCCAGAAGAGCTAAATGACATGGCAATTTTGACGGAAGGATATTCCGGCAGCGACTTGACAGGCTTAGCCAAAGATGCAGCGCTTGGTCCTATTAGAG AGCTCAATCCAGATCAAGTAAAGGAACTGGATCTAAACTCAGTGCGCAACATCACAATGCAAGATTTCCGTGATTCGCTGAAACGAATCCGTAGATCGGTATCACCCGCGAGTTTGGCAGCGTACGAGAAATGGAGTTTGGAGTACGGTGACGTAAGTCTATGA
- the Rox8 gene encoding TIA1 cytotoxic granule associated RNA binding protein Rox8, producing MSEESNPRTLYVGNLDTTVSEDLLCALFSQIGAVKGCKIIREPGNDPYAFVEFTNHQCAATALAAMNKRSFLNKEMKVNWATSPGNQPKLDTSNHHHIFVGDLSPEIETQTLKEAFAPFGEISNCRIVRDPQTMKSKGYAFVSFVKKSEAEAAIAAMNGQWLGSRSIRTNWSTRKPPPPRSERPRHSNNSKPNYEEVYNQSSPTNCTVYCGGFTNGITDDLITKTFSPFGTIQDIRVFKDKGYAFIKFTTKEAATHAIESTHNTEINGSIVKCFWGKENGDPNSVGPNANHQAQQVTAGAGQYAYGYGQQMGYWYPQGYPQMQGQFLQPAQYYSQYYGQQAQYMNSMRMPAPGAGTWQSAQATAAPPTATAPLPPGQQPAMVAYTMPQYPTQ from the exons ATGAGCGAAGAAAGCAATCCCCGAACGCTTTATGTGGGTAATCTAGACACTACGGTGTCGGAGGATCTTTTGTGCGCACTTTTTTCGCAAATAGGTGCCGTGAAAGGATGCAAGATCATAAGGGAACCGGGGAACGATCCGTATGCGTTTGTCGAATTCACGAATCATCAGTGCGCGGCCACGGCGCTAGCCGCCATGAACAAGCGATCTTTCCTGAATAAGGAAATGAAGGTTAACTGGGCAACGAGCCCTGGAAATCAGCCGAAGTTGGACACCAGCAATCATCATCACATATTCGTCGGCGATCTGTCACCGGAGATCGAGACGCAAACCTTGAAGGAGGCGTTCGCGCCGTTCGGCGAAATTAGCAACTGTAGAATTGTACGTGATCCGCAAACTATGAAGAGCAAAGGGTACGCTTTTGTATCTTTCGTGAAGAAATCCGAGGCTGAGGCAGCGATAGCGGCAATGAACGGTCAGTGGCTTGGGTCTAGAAGCATCAGGACAAATTGGTCGACCAGAAAACCACCACCCCCAAGGTCCGAAAGGCCACGACATTCAAACAATAGTAAACCTAACTACGAAGAG GTATATAACCAAAGTAGTCCAACCAATTGCACAGTATATTGTGGAGGTTTCACGAATGGTATTACGGATGACTTAATAACCAAAACATTTTCCCCGTTCGGCACCATCCAAGACATAAGAGTATTCAAAGATAAAGGATAtgcgtttattaaatttactactaAGGAAGCGGCGACACATGCCATAGAATCTACACATAATACGGAAATTAACGGTAGCATTGTTAAATGTTTTTGGGGAAAGGAAAACGGAGATCCTAATAGCGTGGGTCCTAATGCGAATCACCAAGCTCAACAG GTTACAGCTGGAGCTGGTCAGTATGCATATGGATATGGTCAACAAATGGGTTACTGGTATCCACAAGGATATCCGCAAATGCAGGGTCAGTTTTTACAGCCTGCACAATACTATAGCCAATACTACGGACAACAGGCTCAATATATGAATAGCATGCGAATGCCTGCTCCTGGTGCAGGCACATGGCAATCTGCACAAGCAACTGCCGCACCACCGACCGCGACTGCACCATTGCCACCAGGTCAGCAACCTGCCATGGTAGCATACACCATGCCGCAATATCCTACGCAATGA